Proteins co-encoded in one Octopus sinensis linkage group LG6, ASM634580v1, whole genome shotgun sequence genomic window:
- the LOC115213498 gene encoding zinc finger protein 845-like, with the protein MFEPEEKPYRCDVCGELFAIKSNFDAHKCAQKGKKVYHCEYCGKVFYRKCTLTDHTRIHTGEKPYGCEICGKTFSFSSNLSRHIRIHTGEKPHNCDICGKAFSCNSALSYHKRIHTGELPHHCQICGKGFSFVSKLAIHVRIHTGEKPYNCEICGKAFSCNNKLTYHKRIHTGEKPYHCGICGKTFVFNNHLAYHKRTHTGEKPYQCKICGKAFSCGSYLKDHKRIHTGEKPYDCDICGKAFSSSTQLSSHKHRHSGRTPYHCGFCGKTFSLQSQLSLHKIIHTGSEPYSCEICGKTFSLKSRLTFHKVVHTVERQGDSEICGKEFLQKVQLKDQGLNRIEKIYRCEICEKVFSHSSNLAAHRRLHTGENLYHCEICGKKFSCNSKLTDHKWSHTGEKPYHCEVCEKSFSRKSNLSRHKRTHTGEKPYQCEFCEKAFHRKCHLSEHTRIHTGEKPYQCEICDKTFYRKDHLAEHTRIHTGEKPYQCEICDKAFSSSSHLSYHIRIHTGEKPYQCEICGEAFSRNRNLIRHKQIHTRK; encoded by the coding sequence ATGTTTGAACCGGAAGAGAAACCATATAGATGTGATGTTTGCGGGGAGCTGTTTGCTATAAAGAGTAACTTTGATGCTCATAAGTGCGCTCAAAAAGGTAAAAAAGTGTACCATTGTGAATACTGTGGGAAGGTCTTTTATCGAAAGTGTACATTAACAGatcacacacgtattcatacaggagaaaaaccctatggctgtgaaatctgtggaaaGACATTTTCTTTTAGTAGTAATTTGTCACGTCatatacgcattcacacaggggaaaaaccaCACAACTGTGATATCTGCGGAAAGGCATTTTCTTGTAACAGTGCGTTATCAtatcacaaacgcattcacacggGAGAACTACCACACCACTGCCAAATCTGTGGAAAAGGATTTTCTTTTGTTAGTAAATTAGCTATTCATGTGCGTATTCACACTGGGGAAAAACCTTAtaattgtgaaatttgtggtaaAGCTTTTTCTTGTAATAACAAATTAAcatatcacaaacgtattcacacaggggaaAAACCCTACCACTGTGGAATTTGTGgaaaaacatttgtttttaataatcaTTTAGCTTATCATAAACGAACtcacactggggaaaaaccataccaATGCAAAATTTGTGGAAAGGCGTTTTCGTGTGGAAGTTATTTAAAAGatcataaacgtatacatacggGAGAAAAACCATACGATTGTGACATTTGTGGAAAAGCATTTTCAAGTAGTACCCAGTTATCTAGTCATAAGCATAGGCACAGTGGAAGAACACCGTATCACTGTGGATTTTGTGGGAAAACATTTTCTCTGCAGAGCCAATTATCACTTCATAAAATTATCCACACAGGGAGTGAACCATATTCATGCGAAATTTGtggaaaaacattttctttgaagAGTAGATTGACTTTCCATAAAGTTGTTCATACAGTAGAAAGGCAAGGTGATAGTGAAATTTGTGGAAAAGAGTTTTTACAAAAGGTTCAGTTGAAAGATCAGGGGCTTAATCGCATTGAAAAAATTTACCGTTGTGAAATATGTGAAAAAGTATTTTCTCACAGCAGTAACTTAGCGGCCCACAgacgtcttcatacaggagaaaatCTTTACCATTGTGAAATATGTGGGAAAAAATTTTCCTGTAACAGTAAATTAACAGATCATAAATGGAGTcacacaggggagaagccataccattgtgaagTATGTGAGAAATCATTTTCTCGAAAGTCAAATCTATCTCGTCATAAACGCACTCATACTggtgaaaagccatatcagtgtgagtTTTGTGAAAAAGCATTTCATAGAAAATGTCACTTATCGGAACATacgcgtattcacacaggagaaaaaccataccaATGTGAAATTTGTGACAAAACGTTTTATAGAAAGGATCACTTAGCAGAGCAtacacgtattcacacaggagaaaagccataccaATGTGAAATTTGTGACAAAGCTTTTTCTAGTAGTAGC